From the genome of Pelmatolapia mariae isolate MD_Pm_ZW linkage group LG12, Pm_UMD_F_2, whole genome shotgun sequence, one region includes:
- the fam222aa gene encoding protein FAM222A, with protein MLACLQRRQNPQPQHPVCASKTLEPPQALGRKCELVVPTHSPRYPTAAELDAYAQKTANSPLSIKIFPTNIRVPQHKHLNRTVNGYDTTGQRYSPYPHLHTGGYQGLLAIVKSSSSSSSSSSTSTFVSSKGVLKNSEGRRTKLSPAHIAVAPYPPPSSSTLASGHGQMVYHTGPSKPPEGPRLSVPPNVTVAGSVIPVTGGRGLALPTQSNLPSIQSIIYQINQHCQAQALQQVCQGAATAPSNSSPSKQGAAVMGVSSSSSGGGYVVGMGPQANMVYTGQGLPAQNSEAMKTGVYADGMDYILWQKQQQQQQQQQQQQAVLRMYSGGSGGGGAISKSPETCVPGGGIMGAQVSSSSSRPYHLTASASGGGGLDKVSSSPLNCVGMHGNFSVGQYFAPPWNSVLVTPDSDCYNPQELLGTSTGGPATGHREMGYPHHHHHYHHHHHHPAIDSGGGLCCSLPSKSLCNTSVLSSSLQSLEYLINDIHPPCIKEQMLGKGYETVSVPRLLDHQHAHIRLPVYR; from the exons ATGCTGGCCTGTTTGCAGAGGAGGCAAAACCCTCAACCCCAGCACCCAGTGTGTGCCAGCAAGACCCTGGAGCCACCACAAGCCCTTGGACGGAAAT GTGAACTAGTAGTGCCCACACACTCCCCTCGCTACCCCACTGCGGCAGAACTTGATGCCTATGCTCAGAAGACAGCCAACAGCCCGCTGTCCATCAAGATCTTCCCCACCAACATCAGGGTTCCCCAGCACAAGCACCTTAACCGGACTGTAAATGGATATGACACCACAGGCCAACGCTATAGTCCCTACCCACACCTCCACACAGGGGGCTACCAGGGTCTCCTTGCTATTGTTAAGTCCTCCTCCTCGTCATCGTCATCATCGTCAACATCCACCTTCGTCTCTTCAAAAGGTGTTCTCAAGAACTCCGAAGGCAGACGGACTAAGCTCTCTCCAGCCCACATAGCTGTTGCCCCATACCCACCCCCTAGTAGTAGCACTTTAGCCAGTGGCCATGGCCAAATGGTATACCACACTGGGCCCTCAAAGCCTCCAGAAGGCCCCAGACTGTCAGTGCCCCCAAATGTCACTGTAGCTGGCTCAGTGATCCCTGTAACGGGGGGCCGAGGCCTGGCCTTGCCCACGCAATCCAACCTTCCCTCCATTCAGAGCATTATCTATCAGATCAACCAACATTGCCAGGCCCAGGCTCTGCAGCAGGTGTGTCAAGGGGCTGCCACTGCACCGTCGAATTCCAGCCCTTCCAAGCAGGGCGCGGCTGTCATGGGGGTCTCTTCTAGCTCCTCCGGTGGAGGCTATGTGGTAGGAATGGGTCCCCAGGCTAACATGGTATATACAGGTCAGGGGCTGCCGGCTCAGAACTCAGAGGCGATGAAGACTGGTGTGTACGCAGATGGTATGGACTACATACTATGgcagaagcagcagcaacagcagcagcaacagcagcagcaacaggctGTGCTCCGCATGTACAGTGGAGGCAGTGGAGGAGGGGGCGCCATCAGCAAGTCCCCTGAAACTTGTGTTCCAGGAGGAGGGATTATGGGGGCCCAGgtgtcctcctcttcttctagACCTTACCACCTGACTGCCAGTGCCAGTGGAGGAGGCGGGCTGGACAAAGTCAGCTCTTCCCCTTTGAACTGCGTGGGTATGCACGGAAACTTCTCAGTGGGTCAGTACTTTGCGCCGCCGTGGAACAGCGTGCTGGTGACACCTGACAGTGACTGCTACAATCCCCAGGAGCTTTTGGGCACCTCCACTGGAGGGCCGGCCACAGGGCACAGAGAGATGGGCTACcctcaccaccatcaccactatcaccatcaccatcaccacCCTGCTATAGACAGCGGGGGAGGTTTGTGTTGCAGCCTGCCCAGCAAAAGCTTGTGCAACACGTCTGTGCTGAGCAGCAGCTTGCAGTCTCTGGAGTACCTGATCAACGACATCCACCCACCCTGCATCAAGGAGCAGATGCTTGGCAAAGGCTACGAGACTGTGTCTGTGCCACGTCTCTTAGACCACCAGCATGCACACATCCGCCTCCCTGTTTACAGATAG